The following coding sequences lie in one Candidatus Babeliales bacterium genomic window:
- a CDS encoding IS5/IS1182 family transposase, protein NVIGMIKRFKIVADRYRNRRKRFGLRFNLISGIYNFELKN, encoded by the coding sequence AAAATGTTATAGGAATGATCAAGCGCTTTAAAATTGTAGCTGATCGATATCGCAATCGCAGAAAACGATTTGGTTTACGTTTTAATTTGATTTCGGGAATATATAATTTTGAGTTAAAAAACTAG